A window of the Dunckerocampus dactyliophorus isolate RoL2022-P2 chromosome 21, RoL_Ddac_1.1, whole genome shotgun sequence genome harbors these coding sequences:
- the smpx gene encoding small muscular protein has protein sequence MSKPSSNVKALQANLNIPMGALRPGAGHPVRRREETGDTHEAHSPPAEQPGESAHTPEDKKTLPGAVKLPGPAVNLSELQNVKSELRWVTKD, from the exons ATGTCCAAACCTTCGTCCAACGTCAAGGCCCTGCag GCTAATCTGAACATCCCGATGGGAGCTCTGCGTCCAGGGGCGGGACATCctgtgaggagaagagaggagaCGGGAGACACACATGAG GCTCACTCGCCGCCGGCTGAGCAGCCCGGGGAGTCGGCACACACGCCTGAGGACAAAAAGACGTTGCCGGGCGCCGTCAAGCTGCCGGGGCCGGCCGTCAACCTCTCGGAGCTGCAGAACGTCAAGAGCGAGCTACGATGGGTCACCAAGGACTAA
- the LOC129174101 gene encoding kelch-like protein 34, giving the protein MESYSLLYSSSHRTELLGRFQRLRSDRKMCDVVLETDGASFPCHRALLASSSNYFWALFGDSTAERLAPSIRLPALTPGGLDAILDFLYSGWLRVSPSTLPDVLETARYLQVDTAVTICERYITDGLSAENCCSYANLAEHHALPDVLDAANDTIATEMAKLLQERRDDLLELNVQSLMAVLDADEIPAVKEVELVKLALDWLNENGPLPLLQSNLLLSRLRFGLVAPSDLAHLVHAHRAMATPLIRSQVTRAQEYHRTGSAGPIRQNKQSTLRAPPDRMLLVGGGSSTDRPEQQVLTFNMKTRTFASLTSCLPLRLRNHCVCSLGGFLFVVGGELVSEADGKPVTVETSNQVWRYDPRFDCWQQVESMLQSRAKFACCTLEDTIYAIGGQNADANVSATLASVEFYDMVAGAWRRGAPLPGPLHGHACAVLDHNIYVSGGLSSNSGVVMIPGQSQSSREVLRWDGMGRAWKKRAPMSIGRFCHRLATAHGYIYALLGMYEPFCDIERYDPRADRWTRLRPLLAATFNYGMAATPSGSLVVFGGTKWSNAQEVVVKSVLEYDPKKDHWREIAQLPRPLTGMECTLLPMPD; this is encoded by the coding sequence ATGGAGAGCTACTCCCTCCTTTACAGCTCGTCCCACAGAACCGAGCTGCTCGGGCGCTTCCAGCGGCTGCGCTCGGACAGGAAGATGTGCGACGTGGTGCTGGAAACCGACGGCGCTTCCTTCCCCTGCCACCGAGCCCTCCTGGCGAGCTCCAGCAATTATTTCTGGGCGCTGTTCGGGGACTCCACGGCGGAGAGATTAGCGCCGTCTATAAGGCTCCCGGCACTGACGCCCGGGGGTTTAGACGCCATTTTGGACTTCCTGTACTCCGGCTGGCTAAGGGTGTCACCGAGCACGCTCCCTGACGTTCTGGAGACGGCGAGGTACCTGCAAGTGGACACGGCCGTGACCATATGCGAGCGCTACATCACCGACGGGCTCAGTGCTGAGAACTGCTGCAGCTACGCTAACCTAGCGGAGCACCATGCGCTTCCTGATGTGCTGGACGCCGCCAACGACACCATTGCCACGGAGATGGCCAAGCTGCTGCAGGAAAGAAGAGACGACCTCCTCGAATTGAACGTCCAATCGCTCATGGCGGTGCTGGATGCCGATGAAATCCCCGCAGTCAAAGAAGTGGAGCTTGTCAAACTGGCTCTGGATTGGCTGAATGAGAATGGGCCCCTCCCACTGCTGCAATCCAACCTCCTGCTAAGTCGTCTGCGCTTCGGATTGGTCGCCCCTTCTGACCTTGCACACCTTGTCCATGCCCACAGAGCCATGGCCACACCTCTGATAAGAAGCCAGGTGACCCGGGCGCAGGAGTACCACAGAACAGGCTCAGCCGGGCCGATCAGGCAGAACAAACAGTCCACACTCAGGGCGCCGCCTGATCGCATGCTGCTCGTCGGCGGAGGGTCCAGCACGGACCGACCGGAGCAGCAGGTGCTGACGTTCAATATGAAAACCAGGACGTTTGCGTCTttgacttcctgtctgccactgaGACTGAGGAACCACTGTGTGTGCTCCTTGGGGGGCTTCCTCTTCGTGGTCGGCGGGGAGCTGGTGAGCGAGGCGGACGGGAAGCCGGTCACCGTGGAAACGTCCAATCAAGTGTGGAGGTACGATCCCCGCTTCGACTGCTGGCAGCAGGTGGAGTCCATGCTGCAGAGCCGGGCCAAGTTCGCCTGCTGCACCCTGGAGGACACCATCTACGCCATCGGGGGGCAAAATGCAGATGCCAACGTATCCGCCACACTAGCTTCTGTCGAGTTCTATGACATGGTGGCAGGGGCGTGGAGGAGGGGTGCGCCCTTGCCCGGCCCTCTCCACGGCCATGCTTGTGCCGTGCTGGACCACAACATCTACGTGTCAGGTGGTCTCTCAAGCAACAGCGGCGTGGTCATGATCCCGGGCCAGAGCCAAAGCAGCAGGGAGGTTCTGCGCTGGGACGGCATGGGAAGAGCCTGGAAGAAGAGGGCGCCCATGTCCATTGGCAGGTTCTGCCACCGCCTGGCAACCGCCCACGGTTACATTTACGCCCTCCTGGGGATGTACGAGCCCTTCTGCGACATCGAGCGCTACGACCCGCGAGCGGATCGCTGGACGCGTCTCAGGCCACTCCTCGCCGCCACCTTCAACTACGGGATGGCGGCGACGCCAAGCGGGAGCCTGGTGGTGTTCGGCGGGACAAAATGGAGCAACGCTCAGGAGGTGGTGGTGAAGAGCGTGCTGGAGTACGACCCCAAGAAAGACCATTGGAGGGAGATTGCTCAGCTGCCAAGACCCCTCACAGGAATGGAGTGCACCTTACTGCCAATGCCAGATTAA